The following proteins are co-located in the Carassius auratus strain Wakin linkage group LG45M, ASM336829v1, whole genome shotgun sequence genome:
- the LOC113068528 gene encoding BRO1 domain-containing protein BROX produces MTHWFHRNPLKATAPVSFNLYGVASSPAANKICNDLRTARARLLDMFTDATCTPEIMKRSSDEYFALIQGFILPLDGTTQESKLRFIQNFKWTDTLQGNMASAQQDAVFELVSMAFNVAIWYSKFASRLSGKENITEDEAKDVHKSLKIAAGIFKTLKDTHIPRLITPAEKGRDLEPRVIDTYIVQSQAEAQEVTIARAIELKHNASLIAALSFETANFYQKADHTLNTLDPECSSKWKKYLQLKQHFYMAYAHCYHGQTLLAADKCGEAIRSLQEAEKFYSRAEALCKEYRQMKGPGSTAKPSEQLFFKKLGTFIKNTLEKCQRENSFIYFHKVPAEAPALELKASYGLAEPTPFELPPLSAQCTPEVYATFDLTKGPKDDKAKAKHDEEIKPVKEPDLKPQKDTGCVVS; encoded by the exons ATGACTCACTGGTTCCATCGAAACCCTCTGAAAGCCACGGCTCCGGTATCGTTCAATCTGTACGGCGTGGCGTCCAGTCCCGCTGCCAACAAGATCTGCAA TGACCTGAGGACGGCGCGAGCCCGACTGCTGGACATGTTCACAGATGCCACATGCACCCCAGAGATCATGAAGAGATCCAGTGATGAATACTTTGCTCTTATACAGG GATTCATTTTGCCGCTGGATGGAACCACACAAGAGAGCAAGCTCCGATTCATCCAGAACTTCAAATGGACTGACACTTTACAGGGAAATATGGCAAG TGCCCAGCAGGATGCTGTTTTTGAGCTGGTGTCTATGGCGTTTAATGTGGCCATCTGGTACTCCAAGTTTGCCTCACGTCTGTCCGGAAAGGAGAA caTCACAGAGGACGAGGCCAAAGATGTTCACAAGAGCTTGAAAATCGCCGCTGGAATATTTAAAACCCTGAAG GACACTCATATTCCTCGACTCATCACTCCAGCAGAGAAGGGTCGCGACCTGGAGCCGCGGGTCATCGACACCTACATCGTGCAGAGTCAGGCGGAGGCTCAGGAGG TCACCATTGCCAGAGCCATCGAGCTGAAGCACAACGCCTCCCTCATCGCAGCGCTGTCCTTCGAGACCGCTAACTTCTACCAGAAGGCCG ATCACACTCTGAACACTTtggatccagaatgcagcagtaaATGGAAGAAATACCTGCAGCTGAAGCAGCACTTCTACATGGCTTAT GCGCACTGTTATCATGGACAGACTCTTCTGGCGGCTGATAAATGTGGAGAGGCCATCAGATCCCTGCAGGAAGCCGAGAAAT TTTATTCCCGCGCTGAAGCCTTGTGTAAAGAGTACCGTCAGATGAAGGGTCCGGGCAGCACGGCCAAACCCTCGGAGCAGCTCTTCTTTAAGAAGCTGGGCACGTTCATCAAGAACACCCTGGAGAAGTGCCAGAGAGAGAACAGCTTCAT TTACTTCCACAAGGTTCCCGCAGAAGCTCCGGCGCTGGAACTGAAGGCCAGTTATGGTTTGGCTGAACCGACTCCGTTCGAGCTCCCGCCTCTCAGCGCTCAGTGCACGCCTGAAGTCTACGCGACCTTTGACCTTACCAAGGGACCCAAAGACGACAAG GCAAAAGCCAAGCACGATGAGGAGATCAAGCCGGTGAAGGAGCCGGATCTGAAGCCGCAGAAGGACACGGGCTGCGTCGTCTCTTAA
- the LOC113068529 gene encoding uncharacterized protein LOC113068529 isoform X2: MLTTMEERLIAAVSDYPELYNSTINSYKDVARKAKAWRAVSLQVEIPEEDCRRRWKSLRDMFIKDKRAEQRRRASGTSHRSWKYSWQMSFLTPFIQSRSLASDEPEEDRDEEDKEDESPADGNSAFGVQDFEGDHGMLDTSSHYSASGSQGSGRKRKWQMEANEDLEDEMFLFSLLPYLRRLPYAKKSAVKLKIHQLLYEAEFK, encoded by the exons ATGCTAACAACAATGGAGGAGAGGTTAATAGCAGCGGTGTCCGACTATCCCGAGTTATACAATTCTACAATAAATTCATACAAAGACGTTGCGAGAAAAGCCAAAGCATGGAGAGCCGTGAGTCTGCAAGTGGAAATTCCTG AAGAGGACTGTCGCAGGAGATGGAAGAGTCTGCGGGACATGTTCATCAAAGACAAGCGTGCAGAGCAGCGCCGACGAGCCTCGGGAACGTCCCACCGCAGCTGGAAGTACAGCTGGCAGATGTCATTCCTGACGCCCTTCATCCAGTCCCGATCGCTGGCCAGCGACGAGCCCGAGGAGGACCGAGACGAAGAGGACAAGGAGGACGAGAGCCCGGCGGACGGGAACTCTGCGTTCGGCGTACAAGACTTTGAGGGCGATCACGGGATGCTGGACACATCCTCACACTACTCCGCGTCGGGATCGCAGGGTTCGGGACGCAAGAGGAAGTGGCAGATGGAGGCCAACGAGGACTTGGAGGACGAGATGTTCTTGTTTAGTTTACTGCCTTATCTCAGACGGCTTCCTTACGCCAAGAAGAGCGCcgtcaaattaaaaattcaccaGCTGTTGTATGAGGCCGAGTTTAAGTGA
- the LOC113068529 gene encoding uncharacterized protein LOC113068529 isoform X1 → MLTTMEERLIAAVSDYPELYNSTINSYKDVARKAKAWRAVSLQVEIPAVACASHHACLQQCLLCLCAEEDCRRRWKSLRDMFIKDKRAEQRRRASGTSHRSWKYSWQMSFLTPFIQSRSLASDEPEEDRDEEDKEDESPADGNSAFGVQDFEGDHGMLDTSSHYSASGSQGSGRKRKWQMEANEDLEDEMFLFSLLPYLRRLPYAKKSAVKLKIHQLLYEAEFK, encoded by the exons ATGCTAACAACAATGGAGGAGAGGTTAATAGCAGCGGTGTCCGACTATCCCGAGTTATACAATTCTACAATAAATTCATACAAAGACGTTGCGAGAAAAGCCAAAGCATGGAGAGCCGTGAGTCTGCAAGTGGAAATTCCTG CAGTTGCGTGTGCATCACATCATGCATGTCTTCAGCAGTGTTTGTTGTGTCTGTGTGCAGAAGAGGACTGTCGCAGGAGATGGAAGAGTCTGCGGGACATGTTCATCAAAGACAAGCGTGCAGAGCAGCGCCGACGAGCCTCGGGAACGTCCCACCGCAGCTGGAAGTACAGCTGGCAGATGTCATTCCTGACGCCCTTCATCCAGTCCCGATCGCTGGCCAGCGACGAGCCCGAGGAGGACCGAGACGAAGAGGACAAGGAGGACGAGAGCCCGGCGGACGGGAACTCTGCGTTCGGCGTACAAGACTTTGAGGGCGATCACGGGATGCTGGACACATCCTCACACTACTCCGCGTCGGGATCGCAGGGTTCGGGACGCAAGAGGAAGTGGCAGATGGAGGCCAACGAGGACTTGGAGGACGAGATGTTCTTGTTTAGTTTACTGCCTTATCTCAGACGGCTTCCTTACGCCAAGAAGAGCGCcgtcaaattaaaaattcaccaGCTGTTGTATGAGGCCGAGTTTAAGTGA